Proteins from a genomic interval of Thamnophis elegans isolate rThaEle1 chromosome 2, rThaEle1.pri, whole genome shotgun sequence:
- the LOC116503881 gene encoding intercellular adhesion molecule 5-like produces the protein MQRSFVFFLAALGSWAFEKGFAEETFVRIWPENPVVEFGGSLQINCSASTKADTIGLETRFTRELIGTGSNWKAFRITNINDWNTKSLCYVNANSTKTAVTTITVYKSPASIELDPVTDMEVGKPYNLICRVFGVAPIRNLTVTLLKGEEQLRIKTFEDHTRPEADGVMVNHTIIAQKDDYDKIITCQTSLDLRPRGPLLKNTSQGKSLWTFDFAKTPLLHAGLFLEAGTPMKVTCDAPEVSPAREARFHLWFAGEYLTFNTTVMGDLASAQAVIASSSVGEHELLCMVSLGPVTKNVTKMVNVFALPKPTLQIGSSEAVAGQTVNITCSADGSASPGFKMQIRDAAKILASGNVAFLQHTVIAQQEDNEQEFICQVTLSVDGHTKERSVSQKLTVFYGPQMDDSSCPQTRSWKEGSTTTLTCSALGNPTPTVQCWKDGRPYDIGEPQLVQREHDGIYQCNATNQYGFDVRDVTVHVESPQSTGHIIGYIVAVVAFIALVAGIAYWIRSKQKKRKYQVKKKEQQPPQTAQNSAEQRFLNGKANV, from the exons gattCGCAGAGGAAACCTTTGTAAGAATTTGGCCAGAAAATCCTGtggtggaatttggaggttcgCTTCAGATAAACTGCAGTGCCAGTACTAAAGCAGATACAATTGGCCTTGAAACCCGCTTCACAAGAGAACTCATTGGAACTGGATCCAATTGGAAAGCCTTCCGTATAACCAACATCAATGACTGGAACACTAAATCATTGTGCTATGTTAATGCTAACTCGACAAAAACTGCAGTAACAACCATTACTGTTTACA aatCTCCAGCGAGTATTGAACTGGATCCAGTAACAGATATGGAAGTCGGCAAGCCGTATAATTTGATATGCCGGGTTTTTGGTGTAGCCCCCATCCGGAACCTCACCGTGACCTTGCTGAAAGGAGAAGAGCAACTTCGGATAAAAACCTTTGAGGATCACACTCGGCCTGAAGCTGATGGTGTTATGGTCAACCATACCATAATAGCTCAGAAAGATGACTACGATAAGATAATCACCTGCCAAACATCCCTGGATCTGAGACCAAGAGGACCACTCCTGAAAAACACCTCCCAGGGCAAATCATTATGGACTTTTG ATTTTGCAAAGACTCCCCTGCTCCACGCTGGCCTGTTCTTAGAAGCTGGGACCCCGATGAAAGTGACGTGTGATGCACCTGAGGTTTCCCCAGCCAGAGAGGCCAGGTTTCATCTGTGGTTTGCAGGGGAATATCTGACCTTCAACACCACTGTGATGGGGGACTTGGCAAGTGCCCAGGCTGTGATAGCCTCTTCCTCAGTTGGAGAGCATGAGTTGCTCTGCATGGTCTCTCTAGGGCCAGTGACCAAAAATGTGACAAAGATGGTGAATGTGTTTG CTTTACCAAAGCCCACCTTGCAAATTGGCAGTTCAGAAGCTGTCGCCGGTCAAACAGTGAACATTACATGTAGCGCTGATGGCAGTGCTTCCCCTGGTTTTAAAATGCAGATCAGGGATGCTGCCAAAATATTAGCATCCGGCAACGTAGCTTTCCTGCAGCATACAGTGATTGCTCAGCAAGAGGATAATGAGCAGGAATTCATCTGCCAAGTAACCCTCAGCGTTGATGGACACACCAAGGAAAGAAGCGTGTCTCAGAAACTTACCGTCTTCT aCGGACCCCAAATGGATGATTCCAGCTGTCCCCAGACACGGAGTTGGAAGGAGGGAAGTACGACAACACTTACCTGCTCAGCCTTGGGAAACCCCACACCAACTGTTCAGTGCTGGAAAGATGGGAGACCTTATGACATTGGGGAACCACAGCTAGTCCAGAGAGAGCATGATGGCATATATCAGTGCAATGCTACTAACCAGTATGGTTTTGATGTTAGAGATGTGACCGTACACGTTGAAT CTCCGCAATCCACTGGCCATATCATTGGCTATATAGTTGCTGTGGTGGCGTTTATTGCTCTTGTGGCTGGCATAGCTTATTGGATAAGGTCTAAACAAAAGAAGAGGAAATACCAAGTGAAAAAGAAGGAGCAACAGCCACCACAAACTGCTCAAAACTCAGCGGAGCAAAGATTCCTGAACGGCAAAGCAAATGTCTAA